Proteins found in one Zea mays cultivar B73 chromosome 1, Zm-B73-REFERENCE-NAM-5.0, whole genome shotgun sequence genomic segment:
- the LOC107197951 gene encoding Subtilisin-like protease 4 precursor, which produces MGMNKSRWCRATLLLLLSLALRGAAFLQERKNYIVHLRPREATDGSVDGWHRSFLQQAAAGLDSTADEGPQIIYSYSDVFTGFAARLTDEEAEALRATDGCVRLYPEVFLPLATTRSPGFLGLHLGNEGFWSRSGFGRGVVIGILDTGILPSHPSFGDDGLQPPPKGWKGTCEFKSIAGGGCNNKIIGARAFGSAAVNSTAPPVDDAGHGTHTASTAAGNFVENANIRGNADGTASGMAPHAHLSIYKVCTRSRCSIMDIIAGLDAAVKDGVDVLSFSIGAYSGTQFNYDPIAIAAFKATERGIFVSCAAGNAGPEPGTVGNGAPWMLTVAAGTMDRAIRTNVKLGNGEEFHGESLFQPRNNSAADPVPLVYPGADGFDASRDCSVLRGAEVAGKVVLCESRGLSDRVEAGQTVAAYGGVGMIVMNKEAEGYTTFADAHVLPASHVSYESGSKILAYLNSTANGTASIDFKGTIIGSYPSPAVTFFSSRGPSKASPGILKPDITGPGMNILAAWAPSDSHTEFSDGGADLSFFVESGTSMSTPHLSGVAALLKSLHPDWSPAAIKSAMMTTSDAVDRTGLPIKDEQYRHATFYALGAGYVNPALAFDPGLVYDLRADDYIPYLCGLGLGDDGVTEIAHRPVACGGLRAVTEAELNYPSLIVNLLAQPIAVNRTVTNVGKASSVYTAVVDMPKDVSVTVQPPTLRFTALDEKQSFTVTVRWAGQPNVAGAEGNLKWVSDDYIVRSPLVIPAKGE; this is translated from the coding sequence ATGGGGATGAACAAGTCACGGTGGTGTCGCGCCACCCTGCTGCTGCTCCTGTCCCTTGCTCTCCGCGGCGCGGCGTTCCTGCAGGAGAGGAAGAACTACATCGTGCACCTCCGGCCCCGGGAAGCCACCGACGGCTCCGTCGACGGGTGGCACCGCTCGTTCCTGCAGCAGGCGGCGGCAGGGCTGGACTCCACGGCCGACGAAGGCCCGCAGATCATATACTCCTATAGCGACGTCTTCACCGGCTTCGCCGCGCGGCTCACGGACGAGGAGGCAGAGGCGCTGAGGGCCACGGACGGGTGCGTGCGGCTGTACCCGGAGGTGTTCCTGCCGCTCGCCACCACCCGCTCgccgggcttcctcggcctccacCTGGGGAACGAGGGCTTCTGGAGCCGCTCCGGATTCGGGCGCGGGGTGGTGATTGGGATCCTGGACACGGGGATCCTGCCCAGCCACCCGTCCTTCGGCGACGACGGGCTCCAGCCGCCGCCCAAGGGGTGGAAGGGGACCTGCGAGTTCAAGAGCATCGCCGGGGGCGGATGCAACAACAAGATCATCGGGGCGCGCGCGTTCGGGAGCGCGGCGGTGAACTCGACGGCGCCGCCCGTCGACGACGCGGGCCACGGCACGCACACGGCCAGCACGGCCGCCGGCAACTTCGTGGAGAACGCCAACATCAGGGGCAACGCGGACGGCACGGCGTCCGGGATGGCGCCGCACGCGCACCTCTCCATCTACAAGGTGTGCACGCGCAGCCGCTGCTCCATCATGGACATCATCGCCGGGCTGGACGCCGCCGTCAAGGACGGCGTCGACGTGCTGTCCTTCTCCATCGGCGCCTACTCGGGCACGCAGTTCAACTACGACCCCATCGCCATCGCGGCGTTCAAGGCCACGGAGCGAGGCATCTTCGTCAGCTGCGCCGCGGGCAACGCGGGGCCAGAGCCCGGCACGGTCGGCAACGGCGCGCCGTGGATGCTCACCGTCGCGGCGGGCACCATGGACCGCGCGATACGGACCAATGTCAAGCTCGGCAACGGCGAGGAGTTCCACGGCGAGTCCCTGTTCCAGCCGAGGAACAACTCCGCCGCGGACCCGGTCCCGCTGGTGTACCCCGGCGCGGACGGCTTCGACGCGAGCCGCGACTGCAGCGTGCTGCGCGGCGCCGAGGTGGCTGGCAAGGTGGTGCTGTGCGAGAGCAGGGGCCTGAGCGACCGCGTCGAGGCGGGCCAGACCGTGGCGGCGTACGGCGGCGTGGGCATGATCGTCATGAACAAGGAGGCGGAGGGGTACACCACCTTCGCCGACGCGCACGTCCTCCCGGCTTCGCACGTCAGCTACGAGTCCGGGTCCAAGATCCTGGCCTACTTGAACTCCACGGCCAACGGGACGGCGAGCATCGACTTCAAGGGGACGATTATCGGCTCGTACCCGTCGCCGGCGGTCACCTTCTTCTCGTCCCGCGGGCCGAGCAAGGCGAGCCCGGGGATCCTGAAGCCGGACATCACGGGGCCCGGAATGAACATCCTCGCGGCGTGGGCGCCGAGCGACTCGCACACGGAGTTCTCCGACGGCGGGGCCGACCTGTCCTTCTTCGTCGAGTCCGGGACGTCCATGTCGACGCCGCACCTGAGCGGCGTCGCCGCGCTCCTCAAGAGCCTGCACCCGGACTGGTCGCCCGCGGCGATCAAGTCGGCGATGATGACGACGTCCGACGCGGTGGACCGCACGGGGCTGCCCATCAAGGACGAGCAGTACCGGCACGCCACCTTCTACGCCCTGGGCGCGGGCTACGTGAACCCGGCGCTCGCATTCGACCCGGGCCTGGTCTACGACCTCCGCGCCGACGACTACATCCCCTACCTCTGCGGGCTGGGGCTGGGCGACGACGGCGTCACGGAGATCGCCCACCGCCCCGTCGCCTGCGGCGGCCTCAGGGCCGTCACCGAAGCCGAGCTGAACTACCCGTCCCTCATCGTCAACCTGCTGGCCCAGCCCATCGCGGTGAACCGCACGGTGACCAACGTGGGGAAGGCGAGCTCCGTGTACACCGCGGTGGTGGACATGCCCAAGGACGTGTCGGTGACCGTGCAGCCGCCGACGCTCCGGTTCACGGCGCTGGACGAGAAGCAGAGCTTCACGGTGACGGTGCGGTGGGCCGGCCAGCCCAACGTCGCCGGCGCCGAGGGCAACCTCAAGTGGGTCTCCGACGACTACATCGTGAGGAGCCCCCTCGTGATTCCAGCCAAGGGAGAGTAG
- the LOC109941328 gene encoding RNA-binding KH domain-containing protein RCF3-like has product MEEGCDVMSENGDKSIRILCASELIGSVIGKSGANVRRVEQQTGARIKVQEIDKDASGERLIIVSSNEIPTEPISPTIEALILLHDKVITEMRRRTGAEIRVYSKADKPKYLLQGLQLLQEEPSQRLLQGLELGL; this is encoded by the exons ATGGAGGAGGGATGCGATGTGATGAG TGAGAATGGTGATAAGTCTATCAGAATCCTATGTGCTTCTGAGCTCATTGGTTCAGTTATTGGGAAAAGTGGGGCTAATGTTAGGCGGGTAGAGCAGCAGACTGGTGCTCGCATTAAAGTTCAAGAGATTGACAAAGATGCTTCTGGAGAAAGGCTGATCATTGTTTCATCTAACGAG ATACCAACTGAACCAATATCCCCAACAATTGAGGCACTCATTTTGCTCCATGATAAA GTGATTACTGAAATGAGAAGACGAACTGGGGCTGAAATTCGAGTTTACTCGAAGGCAGATAAACCAAAATACTT GTTGCAGGGCCTCCAGCTATTGCAAGAGGAGCCCTCACAGAGATTGCTTCAAGGCTTAGAACTAGGACTTTGA